The following proteins are co-located in the Apium graveolens cultivar Ventura chromosome 5, ASM990537v1, whole genome shotgun sequence genome:
- the LOC141723409 gene encoding phosphoenolpyruvate carboxykinase (ATP) 1, which translates to MAANGNGNAMGRNGLPTIQTRPNGICHDDSSAPVKANTIDELHSLQKKKSAPTTPLNGVDGTAFSFFTEEERQQQQLQSISNSLASLTRETGPKVVRGDPAKRTGDTPKVSHHHHFTVTPTISVSDSSLKFTHVLYNLSPAELYEQAIKYEKGSFITSSGALATLSGAKTGRSPKDKRVVRDESTEDDLWWGKGSPNIEMDEHTFLVNRERAVDYLNSLDKVFVNDQFLNWDPEHRIKVRIVSARAYHSLFMHNMCIRPTPEELENFGTPDFTIYNAGQFPCNRYTHYMTSSTSIDLNLGRREMVILGTQYAGEMKKGLFSVMHYLMPKRQILSLHSGCNVGKSGDVALFFGLSGTGKTTLSTDHNRYLIGDDEHCWSDNGVSNIEGGCYAKCIDLSREKEPDIWNAIKFGTVLENVVFDEHTREVEFEEKSVTENTRAAYPIEYIPNAKIPCVGPHPKNVILLACDAFGVLPPVSKLNMAQTMYHFISGYTALVAGTVEGVKEPQATFSACYGAAFIMLHPTKYAAMLATKMEKHGATGWLVNTGWSGGSYGLGKRMKLAYTRKIIDAIHSGSLLDATYKKTEVFGLDIPTEVEGVPSEILDPVNTWPDKKAYKETLLKLAGLFKKNFEVFTNHKIGKDNKLTEEILAAGPVF; encoded by the exons ATGGCAGCAAATGGGAATGGAAATGCGATGGGAAGGAACGGACTTCCCACGATACAAACAAGGCCTAACGGGATATGCCATGATGATAGTTCCGCACCGGTGAAGGCTAACACAATAGATGAGCTCCATTCTCTTCAGAAAAAGaaatcagcacctaccactccCCTTAATGGGGTTGATGGTACTGCTTTTTCTTTTTTCACTGAAGAAGAACGCCAGCAGCAACAGCTCCAGTCCATCAG TAACTCATTGGCATCACTGACGAGAGAGACAGGACCCAAAGTGGTGAGAGGAGACCCGGCCAAAAGGACCGGAGACACACCGAAAGTCAGCCATCACCACCACTTCACCGTCACGCCAACTATCAGTGTCAGTGACAGCTCTCTCAAGTTTACTCATGTTCTCTACAATCTCTCCCCTGCTG AGCTGTATGAGCAGGCTATTAAGTATGAGAAAGGGTCGTTCATCACATCAAGTGGCGCGTTGGCTACACTCTCTGGTGCTAAGACAGGCCGATCTCCTAAGGATAAGCGTGTCGTTAGGGATGAATCTACTGAGGATGATCTTTGGTGGGGAAA GGGTTCGCCAAATATAGAAATGGATGAGCATACCTTCCTGGTGAACAGAGAAAGAGCTGTGGATTATCTCAATTCCTTGGACAAG GTCTTTGTCAATGATCAATTTTTGAACTGGGATCCAGAGCACCGAATCAAAGTCCGGATAGTGTCTGCGAGAGCTTACCATTCGTTGTTTATGCATAACAT GTGTATCCGACCTACACCCGAAGAGCTGGAGAATTTCGGTACTCCGGACTTCACTATTTATAATGCTGGACAGTTCCCGTGTAACCGTTACACCCATTACATGACATCTTCTACTAGCATAGATTTAAACCTTGGTAGAAGAGAAATGGTCATCCTCGGCACTCAGTACGCCGGGGAAATGAAGAAAGGTCTTTTCAGTGTTATGCATTATCTCATGCCTAAGCGTCAAATACTCTCACTTCATTCTGGCTGCAATGTGGGCAAAAGTGGAGATGTTGCCCTCTTCTTTGGATTGTCAG GTACTGGTAAGACAACTCTTTCTACCGATCACAATCGGTATCTCATCGGAGATGATGAACATTGTTGGAGTGATAACGGTGTGTCAAACATAGAAGGTGGTTGTTATGCCAAGTGCATCGATCTTTCTCGGGAGAAGGAACCTGATATTTGGAATGCCATCAAGTTTGGAACTG TGTTGGAAAATGTTGTATTTGATGAACACACAAGAGAAGTAGAATTCGAAGAGAAATCCGTTACAG AGAATACTCGTGCTGCCTATCCTATTGAGTACATTCCGAATGCTAAGATTCCATGTGTCGGTCCACACCCTAAGAATGTCATACTTTTAGCATGCGATGCATTTGGTGTTCTTCCTCCAGTGAGCAAGCTAAACATGGCTCAGACCATGTACCATTTCATCAGTGGATACACTGCTCTG GTGGCTGGCACCGTGGAGGGTGTGAAGGAGCCCCAGGCAACATTCTCAGCTTGCTATGGTGCAGCGTTTATTATGTTACACCCTACTAAATATGCTGCAATGCTAGCCACAAAAATGGAAAAACATGGAGCAACAGGATGGCTCGTTAACACTGGATGGTCAGGTGGAAG CTATGGATTGGGGAAGCGTATGAAGTTGGCATACACCAGAAAAATCATTGATGCTATACATTCTGGTAGCCTTTTGGATGCTACTTACAAGAAAACTGAAGTTTTTGGATTAGATATCCCAACTGAAGTTGAGGGCGTGCCATCAGAAATCCTGGATCCAGTTAACACT TGGCCAGACAAGAAGGCCTACAAGGAAACACTTCTGAAGTTAGCCGGTCtgttcaaaaagaattttgaggtGTTTACCAACCACAAAATTGGCAAGGACAACAAGCTCACCGAGGAGATCCTTGCTGCAGGGCCAGTATTCTGA